From the Dunckerocampus dactyliophorus isolate RoL2022-P2 chromosome 12, RoL_Ddac_1.1, whole genome shotgun sequence genome, one window contains:
- the LOC129191155 gene encoding probable E3 ubiquitin-protein ligase HERC6 isoform X1, translating into MSQVFFWGDSACGEFGPQTSLSPVSWTVPGVVTNICCGYQHVLFLLDDGAVLSQGSNSRRQLGRKAFKNVKTTGRVEGLAEVVRVACGQDHSLALCASGRVFSWGAEEDGQLGFLPNCMYDSQRATLVPIAMPTPVIQVACGDSHSLALTKGGDVFSWGLNSHGQLGAGKAVSMQYEPLLVCALNGIPVTHISAGAAHTLFLTLSGLVYCCGANKHGQLGVNRADEKGRFNICVIPALRCLSVSFITCGENHSAVLTEEGKVYTFGEGAHGQLGHSSSADEWMPKLVAGIDECALQVACGRRHTLVLGSSGQLWAFGNGVKGQIGTGKPEGSQNPTLVQLPWSSDNATATRKDLKIAAGWNTSFAFTSPQGAKQRQITGRLDEAKLRKWLALKKCRPEAEREITAMFFSSSSLVASFTKATGLSREADALSVDLDAASQTFSKMLAVPWIQKKVDFKAVMGILIVSRKVLKSPEIVVVLLSCPLFQDVSEVLSLVLPLAVVIDDMSERCQTTLSGWWASLSPTMLLTHILVFKNALAFVIKNGLLKTHFPGIKAALEVIKLLYKANKRGKTYKVPLSTFYVDEITFPLLVEDTALWFAFDNVEDGYNTPVIFCRYPFLLSLHRKQMVFEIVGAVMKGPGARVIPKYAAQYHNPAPVFQLSLRPSHLLEDTFRQLSAVDHSLFRRQLQVQFMDDGEVTNVNMSDLFFHIFDELMAPQSNLFIYNERRTLAWFPPKPKEAEKMYFLFGVLCGLALSNQNMVYLPFPLIFFKKLLGVKPSLDDLKEFEPTVGESLRCILEDYSADVLNDMATTFTVTWADDKVELDPEEPEKLVTGSNKKAFVAAFVDYVFDKSEKGVFEVFKRGFLKVCDADVVALFQPEELQAAMVGNENYDWDVFKQNTVYEGEYHAEHLNIITFWEVFDQLTAEEKRKFLLFLTGCDRVPADGMASIRMRVAVLPNSTDLHFPEAVTCHYLLLLPVYLRYPAGRQMYSRLLYAINYNRGFTKTWNAEG; encoded by the exons ATGTCGCAGGTCTTTTTCTGGGGTGACAGCGCCTGTGGAGAATTTGGCCCACAGACATCCTTAAGTCCGGTGTCGTGGACAGTACCCGGTGTCGTGACCAACATTTGCTGTGGGTACCAACATGTTTTATTCCTGCTGGATGATGGAGCTGTTTTATCACAAGGAAGCAACTCCAGGAGACAGCTTGGACGAAaggcttttaaaaatgtaaaaacaacag GCCGTGTGGAGGGCCTGGCTGAGGTAGTGCGTGTGGCTTGTGGTCAGGACCACTCTCTGGCCCTGTGTGCTTCTGGAAGAGTCTTCTCCTGGGGggcagaagaagatggacaaCTTGGGTTCTTACCCAATTGCATGTATGATTCTCAGCGAGCAAC GCTGGTGCCGATAGCGATGCCAACACCTGTGATTCAGGTTGCTTGTGGAGACTCTCACTCTTTGGCATTGACCAAAG GAGGCGATGTCTTCTCCTGGGGCTTGAACAGTCATGGCCAGCTGGGTGCGGGGAAGGCGGTTTCAATGCAGTATGAACCGTTGCTGGTGTGCGCGCTTAATGGCATACCAGTAACCCACATCTCGGCCGGAGCGGCTCACACGCTCTTCCTCACATTGTCAGGCCTGGTGTACTGCTGTGGGGCCAATAAACACGGTCAGCTGGGAGTGAACAGGGCTGACGAGAAAG GCAGGTTCAACATCTGTGTGATTCCCGCGCTAAGATGTCTGAGCGTCTCCTTCATCACTTGTGGAGAGAATCACTCTGCTGTCCTAACAGAG GAGGGCAAAGTTTATACATTTGGAGAGGGAGCTCACGGTCAGCTGGGTCACAGCTCTTCTGCTGATGAATGGATGCCCAAACTTGTGGCCGGGATCgatgaatgtgccttacaggtgGCATGTGGCAG ACGCCACACTCTAGTTTTGGGATCTTCTGGCCAACTGTGGGCATTTGGAAATGGGGTTAAAGGTCAAATTGGGACTGGGAAACCAGAGGGTAGTCAGAACCCCACACTGGTACAACTTCCATGGAGCTCTGACAATGCGACAGCCACACGCAAAG ACTTGAAAATAGCAGCGGGTTGGAACACAAGCTTTGCTTTCACTTCACCGCAG ggTGCGAAGCAACGTCAGATTACCGGAAGGCTTGATGAGGCAAAACTGCGAAAATGGCTGGCATTAAAAAAGTGCAGGCCCGAGGCTGAGAG AGAAATCACTGCCATGTTTTTTTCGAGTTCAAGCCTGGTTGCAAGTTTTACAAAAGCCAC TGGGCTTTCACGAGAAGCAGATGCATTAAGCGTGGACCTTGATGCTGCAAGCCAAACTTTCTCTAAGATGCTGGCAGTACCGTGGATCCAAAAAAAG GTGGATTTCAAAGCCGTGATGGGAATACTCATCGTGTCGAGAAAAGTCCTCAAGTCTCCAGAGATTGTCGTGGTCCTGCTCTCTTgccctctttttcaagatgtTTCAGAGGTTCTGAGCCTTGTCTTGCCTTTGGCTGTGGTCATCGACGACATGAGCGAGAGGTGTCAGACAACACTCA gtggTTGGTGGGCCTCCCTGTCGCCCACCATGCTGTTGACACACATCCTGGTATTCAAAAATGCTCTGGCTTTCGTGATCAAAAATGGTCTccttaaaacacattttccagGCATCAAAGCTGCGTTGGAGGTCATCAAGCTCCTCTACAAA GCAAACAAAAGAGGGAAGACCTACAAAGTCCCACTGAGCACCTTTTATGTCGATGAAATCACATTTCCTCTGCTCGTGGAGGATACCGCTCTTTGGTTCGCATTTGATAACGTGGAG GATGGTTACAACACACCTGTCATCTTCTGCCGGTACCCCTTCCTGCTCAGTTTGCATCGCAAGCAGATGGTCTTTGAAATCGTTGGCGCGGTCATG AAAGGTCCTGGTGCGAGAGTGATTCCTAAATATGCGGCTCAGTATCACAACCCGGCACCAGTCTTCCAGCTTTCTCTGAGACCGAGTCACCTGCTGGAGGACACCTTCAGACAACTCAGCGCAGTGGACCACAGCCTCTTCAGAAGGCAGCTCCAG GTGCAGTTTATGGATGACGGGGAGGTGACAAATGTAAACATGAGTGACCTCTTCTTCCACatttttgatgagctgatgGCTCCACAATCCAACTTGTTCATATATAACGAGAGACGCACGCTGGCTTGGTTCCCCCCCAAG CCCAAGGAAGCAGAGAAGATGTACTTCCTGTTCGGGGTTCTGTGTGGTCTGGCCTTGTCTAACCAAAACATGGTCTACCTACCCTTCCCACTCATTTTCTTCAAGAAGCTGCTTGGTGTCAAGCCGTCGCTGGACGACTTGAAGGAGTTTGAACCCACGGTTGGAGA GAGTTTGCGTTGCATCCTAGAGGACTACAGCGCTGACGTCCTCAATGACATGGCCACCACTTTCACT GTGACTTGGGCAGATGATAAGGTTGAGCTTGATCCAGAAGAGCCTGAGAAACTTGTCACGGGTTCCAACAA gaaagCGTTTGTGGCGGCCTTTGTCGACTACGTCTTTGACAAATCAGAGAAGGGCGTGTTTGAGGTGTTCAAGAGAGGCTTCCTGAAGGTGTGCGATGCTGACGTGGTGGCGTTATTCCAGCCGGAGGAACTGCAAGCAGCGATGGTGGGAAATGAAAACTACGACTGGGATGTCTTCAAGCAG AACACAGTCTATGAAGGAGAGTACCACGCGGAACATCTAAACATCATCACCTTCTGGGAGGTGTTTGACCAACTAACAGCGGAAGAAAAGAGGAAATTCCTTT TGTTCCTCACAGGCTGCGATCGTGTGCCTGCCGATGGCATGGCGAGCATCCGGATGAGGGTCGCCGTCTTGCCCAACTCCACGGATCTCCATTTCCCAGAAGCCGTCACCTGCCACTACCTCCTGCTGCTCCCCGTGTACTTGCGGTACCCAGCTGGGAGGCAAATGTACAGCAGGCTCCTTTATGCCATTAATTACAATCGTGGTTTCACCAAGACGTGGAACGCTGAAGGCTGA
- the LOC129191155 gene encoding probable E3 ubiquitin-protein ligase HERC6 isoform X2, which translates to MPTPVIQVACGDSHSLALTKGGDVFSWGLNSHGQLGAGKAVSMQYEPLLVCALNGIPVTHISAGAAHTLFLTLSGLVYCCGANKHGQLGVNRADEKGRFNICVIPALRCLSVSFITCGENHSAVLTEEGKVYTFGEGAHGQLGHSSSADEWMPKLVAGIDECALQVACGRRHTLVLGSSGQLWAFGNGVKGQIGTGKPEGSQNPTLVQLPWSSDNATATRKDLKIAAGWNTSFAFTSPQGAKQRQITGRLDEAKLRKWLALKKCRPEAEREITAMFFSSSSLVASFTKATGLSREADALSVDLDAASQTFSKMLAVPWIQKKVDFKAVMGILIVSRKVLKSPEIVVVLLSCPLFQDVSEVLSLVLPLAVVIDDMSERCQTTLSGWWASLSPTMLLTHILVFKNALAFVIKNGLLKTHFPGIKAALEVIKLLYKANKRGKTYKVPLSTFYVDEITFPLLVEDTALWFAFDNVEDGYNTPVIFCRYPFLLSLHRKQMVFEIVGAVMKGPGARVIPKYAAQYHNPAPVFQLSLRPSHLLEDTFRQLSAVDHSLFRRQLQVQFMDDGEVTNVNMSDLFFHIFDELMAPQSNLFIYNERRTLAWFPPKPKEAEKMYFLFGVLCGLALSNQNMVYLPFPLIFFKKLLGVKPSLDDLKEFEPTVGESLRCILEDYSADVLNDMATTFTVTWADDKVELDPEEPEKLVTGSNKKAFVAAFVDYVFDKSEKGVFEVFKRGFLKVCDADVVALFQPEELQAAMVGNENYDWDVFKQNTVYEGEYHAEHLNIITFWEVFDQLTAEEKRKFLLFLTGCDRVPADGMASIRMRVAVLPNSTDLHFPEAVTCHYLLLLPVYLRYPAGRQMYSRLLYAINYNRGFTKTWNAEG; encoded by the exons ATGCCAACACCTGTGATTCAGGTTGCTTGTGGAGACTCTCACTCTTTGGCATTGACCAAAG GAGGCGATGTCTTCTCCTGGGGCTTGAACAGTCATGGCCAGCTGGGTGCGGGGAAGGCGGTTTCAATGCAGTATGAACCGTTGCTGGTGTGCGCGCTTAATGGCATACCAGTAACCCACATCTCGGCCGGAGCGGCTCACACGCTCTTCCTCACATTGTCAGGCCTGGTGTACTGCTGTGGGGCCAATAAACACGGTCAGCTGGGAGTGAACAGGGCTGACGAGAAAG GCAGGTTCAACATCTGTGTGATTCCCGCGCTAAGATGTCTGAGCGTCTCCTTCATCACTTGTGGAGAGAATCACTCTGCTGTCCTAACAGAG GAGGGCAAAGTTTATACATTTGGAGAGGGAGCTCACGGTCAGCTGGGTCACAGCTCTTCTGCTGATGAATGGATGCCCAAACTTGTGGCCGGGATCgatgaatgtgccttacaggtgGCATGTGGCAG ACGCCACACTCTAGTTTTGGGATCTTCTGGCCAACTGTGGGCATTTGGAAATGGGGTTAAAGGTCAAATTGGGACTGGGAAACCAGAGGGTAGTCAGAACCCCACACTGGTACAACTTCCATGGAGCTCTGACAATGCGACAGCCACACGCAAAG ACTTGAAAATAGCAGCGGGTTGGAACACAAGCTTTGCTTTCACTTCACCGCAG ggTGCGAAGCAACGTCAGATTACCGGAAGGCTTGATGAGGCAAAACTGCGAAAATGGCTGGCATTAAAAAAGTGCAGGCCCGAGGCTGAGAG AGAAATCACTGCCATGTTTTTTTCGAGTTCAAGCCTGGTTGCAAGTTTTACAAAAGCCAC TGGGCTTTCACGAGAAGCAGATGCATTAAGCGTGGACCTTGATGCTGCAAGCCAAACTTTCTCTAAGATGCTGGCAGTACCGTGGATCCAAAAAAAG GTGGATTTCAAAGCCGTGATGGGAATACTCATCGTGTCGAGAAAAGTCCTCAAGTCTCCAGAGATTGTCGTGGTCCTGCTCTCTTgccctctttttcaagatgtTTCAGAGGTTCTGAGCCTTGTCTTGCCTTTGGCTGTGGTCATCGACGACATGAGCGAGAGGTGTCAGACAACACTCA gtggTTGGTGGGCCTCCCTGTCGCCCACCATGCTGTTGACACACATCCTGGTATTCAAAAATGCTCTGGCTTTCGTGATCAAAAATGGTCTccttaaaacacattttccagGCATCAAAGCTGCGTTGGAGGTCATCAAGCTCCTCTACAAA GCAAACAAAAGAGGGAAGACCTACAAAGTCCCACTGAGCACCTTTTATGTCGATGAAATCACATTTCCTCTGCTCGTGGAGGATACCGCTCTTTGGTTCGCATTTGATAACGTGGAG GATGGTTACAACACACCTGTCATCTTCTGCCGGTACCCCTTCCTGCTCAGTTTGCATCGCAAGCAGATGGTCTTTGAAATCGTTGGCGCGGTCATG AAAGGTCCTGGTGCGAGAGTGATTCCTAAATATGCGGCTCAGTATCACAACCCGGCACCAGTCTTCCAGCTTTCTCTGAGACCGAGTCACCTGCTGGAGGACACCTTCAGACAACTCAGCGCAGTGGACCACAGCCTCTTCAGAAGGCAGCTCCAG GTGCAGTTTATGGATGACGGGGAGGTGACAAATGTAAACATGAGTGACCTCTTCTTCCACatttttgatgagctgatgGCTCCACAATCCAACTTGTTCATATATAACGAGAGACGCACGCTGGCTTGGTTCCCCCCCAAG CCCAAGGAAGCAGAGAAGATGTACTTCCTGTTCGGGGTTCTGTGTGGTCTGGCCTTGTCTAACCAAAACATGGTCTACCTACCCTTCCCACTCATTTTCTTCAAGAAGCTGCTTGGTGTCAAGCCGTCGCTGGACGACTTGAAGGAGTTTGAACCCACGGTTGGAGA GAGTTTGCGTTGCATCCTAGAGGACTACAGCGCTGACGTCCTCAATGACATGGCCACCACTTTCACT GTGACTTGGGCAGATGATAAGGTTGAGCTTGATCCAGAAGAGCCTGAGAAACTTGTCACGGGTTCCAACAA gaaagCGTTTGTGGCGGCCTTTGTCGACTACGTCTTTGACAAATCAGAGAAGGGCGTGTTTGAGGTGTTCAAGAGAGGCTTCCTGAAGGTGTGCGATGCTGACGTGGTGGCGTTATTCCAGCCGGAGGAACTGCAAGCAGCGATGGTGGGAAATGAAAACTACGACTGGGATGTCTTCAAGCAG AACACAGTCTATGAAGGAGAGTACCACGCGGAACATCTAAACATCATCACCTTCTGGGAGGTGTTTGACCAACTAACAGCGGAAGAAAAGAGGAAATTCCTTT TGTTCCTCACAGGCTGCGATCGTGTGCCTGCCGATGGCATGGCGAGCATCCGGATGAGGGTCGCCGTCTTGCCCAACTCCACGGATCTCCATTTCCCAGAAGCCGTCACCTGCCACTACCTCCTGCTGCTCCCCGTGTACTTGCGGTACCCAGCTGGGAGGCAAATGTACAGCAGGCTCCTTTATGCCATTAATTACAATCGTGGTTTCACCAAGACGTGGAACGCTGAAGGCTGA